The sequence GCGCGGCGGGCCCCGGCTCGGAAGCGGTGAAGGCCGCGTTCGGCCGGAACGCGCGCGAAGCCCAGGGCCACGCGCTGAGGCTCGCCGAGCGCATCCAGCAACTGGGCGGACGGCCCGACTTCCACGTTGGAGGACTCATGTCCCGCGGTGACACCCACGACGAAGAGGGGCGGACGCTGGTGGAGTTGCTCCGCGAGAACCTGGCGGCGGAGCGCGCCGCCATCGAGACGTACCGCGACCTGCTCCCCTACTTCGCGGAGCGCGACCCCGACACGCAGCGGCTGCTGGAGGAGCTGCTCACCGAGGAGGAGTCGCACGCCAGGGCGCTGCAAGCGCTGCTGGAGCCTTGAGACCCCGGCCCGGTGGGTTCCTCGGGCGGGTCCTGAACGGACCCGCCGGGCCGTGGTTCCTCAGGCGCTGGGGGCGAGCCGCGCGTCGCGGTAGCGCACCATCCGCTTCAGCGACGGATCCCACAGGTTCAGCCGCAGGCAGCCCACGATGTCCTTCAGCGTGAGCGTGGTGACGTGGGGTCCCTGGAGCTCCGGGATGGCCGCCATCGCCTCCGGCAGCCGGTAGAACGGGATGCGCGGGTTGAGGTGGTGCACATGGTGGTAGCCGATGTTGCCCGTGAACCACTCCATCACCGGCCCGAAGCGCATGTAGCTGCTGGCCTCCAGCGCCGCGTCCGCGTGGTTCCACGACGTCTCCGGCAGGATGGCTACGTCATCGAAGTTGTGCTGCGCGTAGAAGAGGTACGTGCCCAGCGCGTACGCGACGAACAGCGGCCCCAGGAAGGCGCAGAG comes from Corallococcus macrosporus and encodes:
- a CDS encoding ferritin-like domain-containing protein; this translates as MADTRPQPFDPGDDLRVRLTLLNAALATKVVHVRCYTRDALCAAGPGSEAVKAAFGRNAREAQGHALRLAERIQQLGGRPDFHVGGLMSRGDTHDEEGRTLVELLRENLAAERAAIETYRDLLPYFAERDPDTQRLLEELLTEEESHARALQALLEP